The following coding sequences lie in one Carassius carassius chromosome 1, fCarCar2.1, whole genome shotgun sequence genomic window:
- the LOC132151554 gene encoding gastrula zinc finger protein XlCGF57.1-like: protein MNAGVFSSPEDHTEIMNEAEAESCRIKQEVIEEKIDLMEEIKEINEVIEEGKKHHDIETDETSLSPSWETRPEICFICPQCGEIFTSKESLNLHIKFESGMKPHACDLCEKTFNKKANLASHKKIHTDEKPHSCDQCGNKFRNKGNLNIHMKIHTGEMPYTCDQCGRKFRHKGNLNTHMRIHTGESETTEEKPHTCSQCGKRFRQKHRLNQHMKIHTDEKPHSCHHCGKKFRNTGNLNIHMKIHTGEMPFMCDQCGRKFIHKGNLNAHMRIHAGESEDKPHTCSQCGKRFRQKHLLDQHRRNHTEENPHTCDLCGKKFRNTGNLNDHMKIHTGEKPHTCVHCGKKFRNTGNLNIHMKIHTGEMPFMCDQCGRKFRHKGNLNTHMRIHAGESETTEEKPHTCSQCGKRFRQKHRLDQHMRIHTGEKPHSCDHCGQSFTRKQRLNDHIKIHTGQNLHTCAQCGKSYRNLSVFKVHLLHHSRDRIYNCDQCSKRFFRPDNLRHHMKTHSEERPYVCYLCAKSFRHLNCLKIHLKRHSGVKDHTCSECGKSFFSLYVLKRHQTVHTREKPYKCSPEKT from the coding sequence accTGATGGAAGAGATTAAGGAGATAAATGAAGTGATTGAAGAAGGGAAGAAACATCATGACATCGAAACTGATGAAACATCCTTGAGTCCCTCGTGGGAAACAAGACCCGAAATATGTTTCATTTGCCCTCAGTGTGGAGAGATTTTCACATCCAAAGAAAGTCTTAATCTTCACATAAAATTTGAAAGTGGAATGAAGCCACACGCATGTGATCTCTGCGAGAAAACTTTCAATAAAAAAGCAAACCTTGCCAGTCACAAGAAAATCCACACTGACGAGAAGCCACactcatgtgatcagtgtgggaatAAGTTCAGAAATAAAGGAAACCTGAATATTCACATGAAAATCCACACCGGAGAGATGCCGTACACGTGTGATCAGTGCGGAAGGAAATTCAGACATAAAGGAAACCTCAATACACACATgagaatccacactggagagagtGAAACCACTGAAGAAAAACCGCACACATGCagtcagtgtggaaagagattcAGACAAAAACACCGCCTCAATCAACACATGAAAATCCACACTGACGAGAAGCCACACTCATGTCATCACTGTGGGAAGAAGTTCAGAAATACAGGAAACCTGAATATTCACATGAAAATCCACACCGGAGAGATGCCATTCatgtgtgatcagtgcgggaGGAAGTTCATACATAAAGGAAACCTCAATGCACACATGAGAATCCACGCTGGAGAGAGTGAAGATAAACCGCACACATGCagtcagtgtggaaagagattcAGACAAAAACACCTCCTCGATCAACACAGGAGAAACCACACTGAAGAGAACCCACACACATGTGATCTCTGTGGgaagaaattcagaaatacagGAAACCTGAATGATCACATgaaaatccacactggagagaagccacaCACATGTGTTCACTGTGGGAAGAAGTTCAGAAATACAGGAAACCTGAATATTCACATGAAAATCCACACCGGAGAGATGCCATTCatgtgtgatcagtgcgggaGGAAGTTCAGACATAAAGGAAACCTCAATACACACATGAGAATCCACGCTGGAGAGAGTGAAACCACTGAAGAAAAACCGCACACATGCagtcagtgtggaaagagattcAGACAAAAACACCGCCTCGATCAACACATGAGAatccacaccggagagaaaccgcACTCGTGTGATCACTGCGGGCAGAGTTTCACACGAAAACAGCGACTTAATGATCATATAAAGATCCACACAGGACAAAACCTGCACACCTGTGCACAGTGCGGGAAGAGTTACAGAAACTTAAGTGTTTTCAAAGTACATCTGCTCCATCATTCTAGAGACAGGATCTAtaactgtgaccagtgcagtaaaaggtTTTTTAGGCCAGATAACCTGAGGCACCACATGAAAACCCATTCAGAGGAGAGGCCTTACGTGTGTTATTTGTGTGCAAAGAGCTTTAGACAtctgaattgtttaaaaatacaccTGAAAAGACACAGCGGTGTGAAGGACCATACTTGCTCTGAGTGCGGAAAGAGTTTTTTTAGCCTTTATGTACTGAAACGGCACCAGACTGTTCACACCAGagaaaaaccttacaagtgttcacctGAAAAGACATGA